In Aspergillus oryzae RIB40 DNA, chromosome 6, one genomic interval encodes:
- a CDS encoding uncharacterized protein (predicted protein): protein MQPQFGLVLQTVPREQIRLYFERVLRMKPCNPVHDRRFPFISFGGAGTHFPSAGQDSRSQNLLRFRETNGVSAIPSDEEWFDIKDIEGFLIEQGIKTEERYEASVTSSSITNSNPSARPGLLLPSGNLVGSADLTSHSPTASSNVVMVLDEATLIDIWGPHK from the exons ATGCAGCCGCAATTTGGGCTCGTGTTGCAGACCGTCCCACGAGAACAAATCCGACTCTACTTTGAGAGGGTACTTCGGATGAAACCATGTAATCCCGTCCATGACCGTCGGTTTCCTTTTATCAGTTTCGGTGGAGCGGGGACGCATTTTCCCTCTGCGGGGCAGGACTCTCGTTCTCAGAAccttcttcgctttcgtGAGACAAATGGCGTGTCGGCGATTCCCAGTGATGAAGAATGGTttgatatcaaggatataGAAGGGTTCTTGATAGAACAGGGCATCAAAACTGAGGAGAGATATGAAGCCTCAGTCACCTCTTCATCTATTACGAACAGCAATCCAAGTGCGAGGCCTGGATTGTTACTCCCAAGTGGTAACCTCGTGGGTTCAGCTGACCTAACTAGCCATAGTCCAACTGCCTCCAGTAATGTGGTTATGGTCCTGGACGAGGCCACCCTTATTGATA TTTGGGGACCACACAAATGA
- a CDS encoding FAD-dependent oxidoreductase (predicted protein) produces MSSKSFKVIIAGGSIAGLSLALMLEKNGIDFLVLEAYPSIAPQVGASIGLLPNGLRILDQLGCYESVMEMAEYPVDKVCFRDSRGKLIRSLENFNQLMTGRHGYPIVFFERRMLIQILYDKIQDKSKVLTSQRVQTVHTSQSHVTVTTKDGKSYKGDIIVGADGIHSTVRRQMWEEARKMNPSWIDPSEENALPATYACIFGISEGVRGIEKGTLSSVFNEKFSYLIPSGPGEKTYWFLVRNIGETMYGPDIPRFTKQEEETLVKEHWDDQITPTVRFSDLYKNKTSSVYTSLPEYVYKRWYFQRIMTIGDSCHKFEPLTGQGGNSAIETAAALTNHLMSALRSNFCQSLSTVDISSVFEKVQRQREERTWSLVRAAHARQRLECLETPLLKLIARFVTPYYPLQLLKEHWIATYSAAVSLDMIAIPRRPREIPFYDELFRVPATRGIAGLLLYVGYLLIAFVAFRLLFVATAANGTWALSS; encoded by the exons ATGTCTTCCAAGTCCTTCAAGGTCATTATCGCCGGTGGCAGCATTGCGGGGCTATCCCTGGCCCTAATGCTAGAGAAGAATGGCATCGACTTCCTAGTTCTCGAGGCTTACCCGAGCATCGCACCCCAAGTCGGTGCAAGTATTGGTCTCTTGCCGAACGGTCTACGCATCCTTGACCAACTAGGATGTTATGAGTCGGTCATGGAGATGGCCGAATACCCAGTGGATAAAGTCTGTTTCCGCGATTCTCGTGGAAAGCTCATTCGCAGTTTAGAGAACTTTAACCAGCTTATGACTGGACG TCATGGCTACCCCATTGTCTTCTTTGAGCGTCGGATGTTGATTCAGATTCTCTATGACAAGATCCAAGACAAGTCGAAGGTACTCACATCACAGAGGGTCCAGACTGTCCATACAAGCCAATCTCACGTTACGGTCACCACCAAAGATGGGAAATCCTATAAGGGGGATATTATCGTCGGAGCAGATGGAATCCATTCGACGGTACGGAGACAGATGTGGGAAGAAGCTAGGAAAATGAACCCTTCCTGGATAGATCCATCTGAAGAGAATG CACTCCCAGCGACATATGCATGCATATTTGGCATTTCAGAAGGCGTTCGTGGTATCGAGAAGGGAACTCTTAGTTCTGTGTTTAATGAGAAGTTCTCGTACCTCATCCCCAGTGGGCCTGGAGAGAAAACGTATTGGTTTCTGGTGAGAAACATAGGGGAAACAATGTATGGACCAGATATTCCTCGCTTCACCaaacaagaagaggagacCTTGGTGAAGGAACATTGGGACGATCAAATCACTCCAACAGTACGATTTTCGGATCTTTacaagaacaagaccagCTCGGTGTACACCAGTCTACCGGAGTACGTCTATAAAAGATGGTATTTTCAGAGAATCATGACCATTGGTGATTCGTGCCATAAG TTTGAGCCCCTGACGGGACAAGGAGGAAATTCGGCAATTGAAACTGCCGCCGCTCTCACGAACCACCTCATGTCTGCTCTGAGAAGCAATTTTTGTCAATCACTATCAACTGTAGACATCTCATCTGTTTTTGAGAAAGTCCAACGTCAAAGGGAAGAACGTACGTGGAGCTTAGTCAGAGCTGCCCATGCTCGACAGCGCCTGGAGTGCCTGGAAACCCCGCTGTTGAAGCTGATTGCAAGATTTGTCACTCCATACTATCCTCTTCAACTCTTAAAGGAACACTGGATCGCGACATACTCTGCGGCTGTGTCATTGGACATGATTGCTATACCAAGGAGGCCACGAGAGATCCCTTTTTATGACGAGTTGTTCAGGGTTCCAGCAACCCGGGGAATCGCTGGCCTTCTGCTATACGTAGGATATCTCCTCATTGCCTTTGTCGCCTTCCGATTGCTATTCGTTGCCACCGCGGCTAATGGGACATGGGCACTA TCGTCCTAG
- a CDS encoding uncharacterized protein (predicted protein), with translation MENNSLVLFVARISSHGQGDYRERLTKSLEYTRLRYEETYGAVGEKVPFLIFSQSSNRMFPANGQTIADLNAFLSRCAETGCPAVLALNGWDGLSTNAVALTSLFEPYMDRVCITIGSSRIIHEDFMKFRVRALYYCKLKIAEDVLALQEESYHRNTPPEWRLGGSHTCGECGNAFDTSVQLNNHMHKHHEVTEKPMCQYCSEEFTRADHRDRHEKEFCKQRPGYVQKPSKRRAPRGSKSRTAQREEDAVISDNGIPNYLSLTVNTLDLPRVEPKAELSERLVYRGEVWCRYPGCVHQTKYSSPAKLRTHYKNAHRFEYPALSPGNLIQREQRVHDQGLEWLARCAYYGRDRWFKAGVQPKPLKKYGDLAGPKNATSD, from the exons ATGGAGAATAACAGCCTCGTCCTTTTTGTTGCTCGCATCTCTTCTCATGGTCAGGGAGATTACCGTGAACGTCTTACCAAGAGCCTCGAGTATACTCGTCTTAGATACGAGGAAACTTATGGGGCTGTTGGAGAGAAGGTTCCGTTTCTCATATTCAGCCAATCGTCTAATAGGATGTTTCCTGCGAATGGACAAACTATAGCTGACCTTAATGCATTCCTCTCTCGCTGTGCCGAAACTGGATGCCCTGCCGTATTAGCGCTCAATGGTTGGGATGGATTGTCTACTAATGCAGTAGCGCTAACATCCCTATTTGAGCCTTATATGGACCGTGTGTGCATCACCATAGGATCTTCGCGAATAATCCACGAAGATTTTATGAAGTTTCG AGTACGGGCACTGTACTACTGCAAGCTCAAGATCGCTGAGGATGTACTAGCGCTTCAAGAAGAGTCTTATCATCGAAACACGCCTCCTGAGTGGCGGCTGGGCGGGAGCCACACTTGCGGAGAGTGTGGAAATGCGTTTGACACTTCTGTTCAGCTTAACAATCATATGCATAAGCATCATGAAGTTACTGAGAAGCCTATGTGCCAGTACTGTTCGGAAGAGTTTACCAGGGCTGACCATCGAGATCGTCACGAGAAGGAATTTTGCAAACAAAGGCCTGGATATGTTCAAAAGCCTTCGAAGCGTCGTGCGCCCCGTGGCAGTAAGTCACGGACAGCACAGcgcgaagaagatgctgTAATATCGGACAATGGTATCCCTAACTACCTGTCCCTCACGGTGAACACGCTGGACCTCCCTCGGGTAGAGCCTAAAGCTGAACTCAGTGAGCGGTTGGTATACAGGGGCGAGGTCTGGTGCCGCTACCCCGGTTGCGTGCACCAG ACAAAATACTCGTCCCCCGCAAAACTCCGTACACATTATAAGAACGCCCACCGTTTCGAGTACCCCGCGTTGTCCCCTGGGAACCTAATCCAGAGGGAGCAAAGAGTGCACGATCAGGGTCTTGAATGGTTGGCGCGCTGTGCTTACTACGGACGCGATCGCTGGTTCAAAGCCGGAGTCCAGCCTAAGCCACTTAAAAAGTACGGAGATCTTGCGGGCCCGAAAAATGCCACGTCCGATTAG
- a CDS encoding uncharacterized protein (predicted protein), protein MHRNMALLLLTLFSWRAFAASDITYCSTVNTGASNSANVSVYQSNGLCTDTCNSDYAFGILQGKSCWCSNIAPNRATNVDTSKCDTGCPGYPDDSCGSASKGVFAYIQMNEHSPSGTATVSSSTSTSTESSVSRSFPSKSSLPTPQLRQFSVLLCMRSNTTSTDSTSKTTDAPTTTATQSVETVAGEVKTITVPNSKPTSDPSAGMSEKDSSGSGLSGGAIAGVVVGSIGGLAAIIAIFFLIFFKKRQQRSTSPSPSVSNGLLDGRNSKGSQMSVANRAFSDNHSHTLSAGSSRLPTFTDTRLKTDTVLFAGGRRDSDVSLQDNEDYSRPVLRVSTFCVLSTDCLIRLTLTT, encoded by the exons ATGCATCGTAACATGGCTCTGCTATTACTCACTTTGTTCTCCTGGCGGGCCTTTGCTGCTTCGGATATCACATATTGCTCTACCGTGAACACGGGAGCTTCGAACTCCGCTA ATGTCAGTGTATATCAATCAAACGGACTATGTACGGACACGTGTAACTCCGATTATGCCTTCGGAATTCTTCAAGGGAAGAGTTGCTGGTGTTCGAACATTGCTCCCAACAGAGCTACCAACGTCGATACGTCGAAGTGTGATACTGGATGTCCAGGATATCCCGATGATAGTTGTGGAAGTGCTTCCAAGGGCGTTTTTGCTTATATCCAGATGAACGAGCATTCGCCCTCAGGAACCGCCACAGTTTCGTCGAGTACGTCGACATCTACAGAGTCATCGGTCAGTAGATCTTTCCCAAGCAAAAGTTCCCTTCCAACCCCTCAACTTCGTCAGTTCAGCGTTCTGCTGTGCATGAGATCCAAT ACGACATCGACGGACTCTACTTCCAAAACCACCGATGCACCTACGACGACTGCAACTCAATCGGTTGAAACTGTTGCCGGGGAGGTCAAAACGATCACAGTCCCCAATTCTAAGCCAACCTCAGATCCAAGTGCCGGTATGTCGGAGAAGGATAGTAGCGGCTCAGGGTTAAGTGGAGGCGCAATTGCTGGCGTGGTTGTCGGCTCGATTGGCGGCTTGGCTGCTATTAtagccatcttcttcttgatattcttcAAGAAACGTCAGCAGCGTTCAACAAGCCCAAGTCCGAGCGTCTCCAATGGCTTGCTAGATGGTAGGAACAGCAAAGGTTCTCAGATGAGCGTCGCGAACCGAGCGTTCTCGGACAACCACAGCCATACGTTATCTGCCGGATCCTCAAGATTACCAACGTTTACCGATACTCGCTTGAAGACGGATACTGTACTGTTCGCAGGCGGCCGTCGTGACAGTGACGTGTCACTCCAGGACAACGAAGACTATTCTCGGCCAGTTCTTCGGGTTAGTACTTTTTGTGTTTTGTCGACTGATTGCTTGATAAGGCTAACGTTGACTACATAG
- a CDS encoding NmrA/HSCARG family protein (predicted protein) — MSSTKLLVVLGATGNQGGSVIRSFLADPTWQIRGLTRNTSSVKAQSLREQGVEIIQADLDDIVSLESAFQGATAIFSVTDFWNAFATIAPNSEIEDQSKIRRTYEYELQQGKNVFDAAAKIDTLERLVFSSLSDASKWSKGKYTRVLHFEAKAHAVDYGRETYPELWKKTSVVQVGWYLSNFLGPFLRPKKAESGVYQFVGGLKGEVKLPIAAAEEDTGPAVKALIACPPGKNLIAYREWMTPEEFVRTWSRVLGVPAECVTLPEGQSIEGVPDILKKEFIDNWGYWNEFGYEGRDDPTVLHPKQKASHCKRMRFNTYLASTSKPLMHFQKYTPVCVSLHGPNLRKNQSSHHRTNPRKPST; from the exons ATGTCCTCTACTAAACTCCTTGTTGTGCTCGGTGCCACCGGCAACCAAGGTGGATCCGTCATCAGAAGCTTCCTCGCAGACCCTACCTGGCAAATCCGCGGTCTAACTCGGAATACTTCCAGTGTGAAAGCCCAATCGCTCCGAGAACAGGGTGTTGAGATTATTCAGGCAGATCTAGACGACATCGTCTCTCTCGAATCCGCTTTCCAAGGAGCAACTGCCATCTTCAGCGTGACTGATTTCTGGAACGCTTTCGCGACAATTGCCCCGAATAGTGAGATTGAAGATCAGTCGAAGATCAGACGGACATATGAGTATGAGTTGCAGCAGGGAAAGAATGTTTTCGATGCTGCGGCTAAGATAGACACGTTGGAGAGGCTTGTTTTCTCTAGTCTATCTGATGCGTCGAAGTGGTCGAAGGGTAAGTATACACGGGTGCTGCATTTTGAAGCCAAGGCACATGCGGTCGATTATGGGAGGGAGACGTATCCGGAGCTTTGGAAAAAGACTAGTGTTGTTCAGGTTGGGTGGTATTTGTCGAATTTTCTTGGTCCATTTTTGAGGCCGAAGAAG GCTGAGAGTGGAGTCTATCAATTCGTTGGCGGGTTGAAGGGCGAGGTAAAACTTCctattgctgctgctgaagaggaTACTGGTCCAGCTGTGAAGGCTCTTATTGCGTGTCCGCCGGGGAAGAATCTGATTGCTTATCGGGAGTGGATGACACCGGAGGAGTTTGTTCGTACCTGGAGTCGTGTGCTTGGGGTTCCTGCTGAGTGTGTGACTCTGCCGGAAGGGCAGTCTATCGAGGGTGTACCGgacatcttgaagaaggaatTCATCGATAACTGGGGATACTGGAATGAGTTTGGCTATGAGGGTCGTGATGACCCTACCGTCCTTCATCCAAAGCAG AAAGCAAGCCACTGCAAACGCATGCGTTTTAACACATATCTAGCATCTACATCTAAACCACTGATGCATTTTCAAAAATATACTCCAGTATGTGTGTCCCTCCACGGACCAAACCTCCGAAAAAACCAATCCAGCCACCATAGAACCAATCCCAGAAAGCCTTCCACATAG